One genomic region from Reichenbachiella ulvae encodes:
- a CDS encoding acyltransferase family protein, whose amino-acid sequence MRRYDLDWLRVIVFGLLIFYHIGMLFVPWGFHIKNNVTYQWFVYPMAFLNQWRLPILFVISGMGTYYALSKRSGAQFGWERIKRLGLPLVFGMLVIVPPQVYVERLVNGQIDLSYFTYWPSQAFIGVYPEGNLSWHHLWFLPYLLVFSLILIPLFLIIRKHQDAAFIQWLNAIVSRPWSLYSFIIPLYLVEAFVEPFFPVTHALIDDWFNFTFSLLFFLYGYLLIAVKDQFWQTVESNRKRLLLCAVLGFVAWLGLKISFEDSTLIHFTEAFLKVFNLWSWILTCFGWAAHYLNRSSSMLKYCNEAVYPFYILHQTVMMVVAYFVIDWEMNLFVKFTVLLIGTFGGSWVIYELLIRRWRWVRPFFGLKN is encoded by the coding sequence ATGCGTAGATACGACCTGGACTGGCTAAGAGTGATTGTATTCGGATTGCTCATTTTTTATCATATCGGGATGCTTTTCGTTCCCTGGGGCTTTCACATCAAAAACAATGTCACCTATCAGTGGTTTGTCTACCCGATGGCCTTCCTGAATCAATGGCGACTGCCGATACTTTTTGTCATTTCGGGGATGGGGACTTACTATGCTTTGTCTAAAAGGTCTGGTGCGCAGTTCGGCTGGGAGCGAATCAAGCGACTAGGGCTACCCCTGGTCTTCGGGATGTTGGTCATTGTTCCCCCTCAGGTATATGTGGAGCGATTAGTCAATGGGCAAATTGATCTGTCGTACTTCACGTATTGGCCCTCTCAGGCCTTTATAGGAGTATATCCAGAAGGAAACCTCAGTTGGCATCATCTCTGGTTCTTGCCTTACCTTTTGGTGTTTTCATTGATTCTGATTCCCTTGTTTCTGATTATCCGAAAGCACCAAGATGCTGCATTTATTCAGTGGCTCAATGCTATAGTCTCGCGACCCTGGAGTCTATATTCTTTTATCATTCCGTTGTATCTGGTAGAGGCATTTGTGGAGCCGTTTTTTCCTGTGACGCATGCCCTGATCGATGACTGGTTCAATTTTACTTTCAGCCTTTTGTTCTTCTTATATGGTTATTTGCTGATTGCTGTGAAAGACCAGTTCTGGCAAACTGTCGAATCCAACCGGAAGAGGCTTCTGCTATGCGCTGTCCTGGGTTTTGTAGCATGGCTGGGATTGAAAATCTCATTTGAAGATTCTACTCTGATTCATTTTACAGAGGCTTTCCTTAAGGTATTCAACCTGTGGTCCTGGATTTTGACTTGCTTTGGCTGGGCTGCCCACTACCTGAACCGATCCAGTTCGATGCTTAAATATTGCAACGAGGCGGTTTATCCCTTTTATATTCTGCACCAGACCGTGATGATGGTCGTGGCTTATTTTGTCATAGACTGGGAGATGAATTTGTTTGTGAAATTTACCGTGCTTTTGATTGGGACTTTTGGTGGTTCTTGGGTGATCTACGA